The following are encoded in a window of Ruminiclostridium herbifermentans genomic DNA:
- a CDS encoding ABC transporter ATP-binding protein — protein MSKVEIKNVSLEYKDSDKSFLALDNVNLKIEEGEFVCIIGSSGCGKSTLISLLAGLSFPTKGEVLIDGKQVVGTGTNRGMVFQHYSLFPWLSAKKNISFGIKQANLFKEKSLIEERAIEFLKKVGLGDYVDKYPYQLSGGMQQRVAIARTLAMDTEILLLDEPFGAIDPKNRIALQNLTIDLCKNNANRKAVVFVTHDIDEAIILADRIIFMEPKRIKEEIKVSFKQGLTREEITRSKQYSEIHMKLMELFYYEVGERIGGEEVVL, from the coding sequence TTGAGTAAGGTTGAAATAAAAAATGTTTCGCTGGAATATAAGGATTCGGATAAATCATTCTTAGCTTTAGATAATGTAAATTTAAAAATTGAAGAGGGAGAGTTTGTCTGTATTATCGGCTCATCTGGCTGTGGAAAAAGTACGTTGATATCTTTGCTGGCAGGCTTGAGTTTTCCTACAAAGGGTGAAGTATTAATTGATGGAAAGCAGGTTGTGGGAACAGGAACTAATAGAGGAATGGTATTTCAACATTACTCTTTGTTTCCATGGCTAAGTGCTAAAAAAAATATTTCTTTTGGAATAAAGCAAGCTAATTTATTCAAAGAAAAGTCATTGATTGAAGAACGTGCCATTGAATTTCTTAAGAAGGTTGGATTGGGTGATTATGTTGACAAGTATCCTTATCAATTGTCAGGAGGAATGCAGCAGCGTGTTGCTATAGCGCGGACCTTAGCAATGGATACAGAAATATTGTTATTGGATGAGCCTTTTGGCGCCATTGATCCAAAGAATCGTATTGCTCTACAGAACTTAACGATTGATTTATGTAAAAACAATGCGAATAGGAAAGCAGTTGTTTTTGTTACCCATGATATTGATGAAGCTATTATTTTGGCTGATCGAATTATTTTCATGGAGCCAAAGAGGATAAAAGAGGAAATTAAAGTTTCTTTTAAACAGGGTTTAACCAGAGAAGAAATTACAAGATCTAAACAATACTCTGAAATACATATGAAGTTGATGGAACTATTTTATTATGAGGTTGGAGAAAGAATTGGAGGAGAGGAGGTTGTATTATGA
- a CDS encoding nitrogenase component 1, producing the protein MSHIERPRFSCMLGGVLATLSALPKTVPIIHGAQGCGGSLANAYSLGGYLGVGYCGGSGAPSSNIGESDIIFGGVDRLTTEIKNTFEVMDGELYVLTTTCMTDIIGDDVKSVLNEIGEKEKPILFIDTGGFQGNSYYGYSKLIEVLFEQYIPKKETKKKNLVNILGLVPGYDPFFRGDLEEIQRILALVGVEANTFFTHDQTQENILSAGEASLNIVLSRLYGVDAAKAIKESHDIDYLITDLPIGNLATVDFINQVAEKLQLDKDKVKAVLEKESSSYYKYVDRATDVIADTDFQNYAVVIANGTEALPYAKFLDNEIGWIPGYVFITDELTEDQKATIVEAFEKIEFAERPELVFETDTYRIQQYIEQNNPQFKSDKYYETFSPAFVLGSTIDRKLSTVLNGNLLSISFPIINRIVITKGYAGFYGGLNLIEDLITAQISGR; encoded by the coding sequence ATGTCACATATAGAAAGGCCAAGATTTTCATGTATGCTAGGTGGTGTTTTAGCAACCCTCAGTGCTTTACCTAAAACTGTTCCCATAATACATGGAGCGCAAGGTTGCGGAGGTAGTTTGGCAAATGCATATTCGCTAGGGGGCTACTTGGGAGTAGGATATTGTGGAGGATCTGGAGCACCTAGTTCTAATATAGGAGAGTCAGACATAATTTTTGGTGGCGTAGACAGGTTGACTACAGAAATCAAAAATACATTTGAAGTAATGGATGGGGAATTATATGTGTTAACAACCACTTGTATGACTGATATTATCGGTGATGATGTCAAGAGTGTGTTAAACGAAATAGGTGAAAAAGAAAAGCCAATTTTGTTCATTGATACAGGAGGGTTCCAAGGCAATTCATATTATGGGTATTCTAAACTCATAGAAGTGCTTTTTGAACAATACATACCCAAAAAAGAAACAAAGAAAAAGAATTTAGTAAATATTTTAGGCTTAGTTCCAGGCTACGACCCATTCTTTAGGGGAGACTTAGAGGAAATTCAAAGAATACTTGCACTTGTGGGTGTAGAGGCCAATACTTTTTTCACACATGACCAAACTCAAGAAAATATCCTTAGTGCAGGAGAAGCCTCTTTGAATATTGTACTTTCTAGGTTATACGGAGTAGATGCTGCTAAAGCAATAAAAGAATCCCATGATATTGATTATTTAATTACAGACTTGCCAATAGGAAATCTGGCAACTGTTGATTTTATTAATCAAGTTGCTGAAAAGTTACAGCTAGACAAGGATAAAGTTAAAGCTGTACTAGAGAAAGAATCAAGCAGCTATTATAAATACGTTGATAGGGCGACAGATGTAATTGCCGATACTGATTTTCAAAATTATGCGGTTGTAATTGCTAATGGAACTGAGGCTCTGCCGTATGCAAAATTCTTAGACAATGAAATTGGTTGGATTCCAGGTTATGTTTTTATAACAGATGAATTGACAGAGGACCAAAAAGCTACAATTGTAGAGGCATTTGAAAAAATAGAATTTGCAGAAAGACCAGAACTTGTTTTTGAAACAGATACATATCGAATTCAGCAGTATATAGAACAAAACAATCCTCAGTTCAAGTCAGACAAATATTACGAAACCTTTTCTCCAGCATTTGTCTTGGGAAGTACCATAGATAGAAAATTATCAACAGTACTCAATGGAAATTTATTGTCTATAAGTTTTCCTATAATAAACAGAATAGTTATAACAAAAGGGTATGCAGGATTTTATGGCGGATTAAATCTCATAGAAGATTTAATTACTGCACAAATTTCAGGAAGGTGA
- a CDS encoding nitrogenase component 1 encodes MTNTNKVEKQTSVVFDVNFDSKFPESREISRRTGFAYGGCTSSLTNCAQKGCLQNCDREFSQASICQMTVSTLISFSVKDSVVILHGPVGCGSQSHIIDFSIRAYGAARGVKMEGARWFSTNLTEADVISGGEEKLKATILDADKRFRPTAIFILTSCTPSIIGDDIDEVVNQLQSDVAATLVPLHCPGFKAKVFSSAYDVVYHGILQKFKFEPIPYVDYYPFDKNDKDYELKVQQYNYKKSRTVNLYNAWSIGPADEAEIKRLLEAIGLNVQIFVEFKEPDEWRHITEAALNVSFCHVHDVYFLEFLKQKFNMPYILPTIPVGLGPTAKFILEIAEFFGLEEQAKKIIEKEEAKVLAALEPIKEKVRGKRVLISGGYLRIGATGLLAKELGMEVVGFRNFNYDSFGNELFSEIEEKIGDVSNSISNQPSELVNVLRKLKPDIAISHPGVGVWVTKSGIPSITLFAQRFAFFGYRGAYDLSRRIARTVSNPNYSKNLGRNVELPFKKEWYEKDPYHYIVDSNLNE; translated from the coding sequence TTGACTAATACAAATAAGGTTGAAAAACAAACTTCAGTTGTTTTTGATGTGAACTTTGATTCAAAATTCCCCGAAAGTAGAGAAATTAGCCGTCGTACTGGCTTTGCCTATGGTGGTTGCACCAGTAGTTTAACAAATTGTGCCCAAAAGGGGTGCTTACAAAACTGCGATAGAGAATTTTCACAAGCCTCTATTTGTCAAATGACGGTATCCACATTAATATCTTTTTCTGTAAAAGACTCAGTAGTTATCTTGCATGGACCTGTTGGATGCGGTTCACAAAGTCATATTATAGATTTTAGTATAAGGGCCTACGGCGCAGCACGCGGTGTAAAAATGGAAGGAGCAAGATGGTTCAGCACGAATCTTACAGAGGCAGACGTAATTTCAGGTGGGGAAGAAAAACTAAAAGCAACTATTTTAGATGCAGACAAACGATTCAGACCAACGGCAATTTTTATTCTGACATCATGTACACCATCAATCATAGGTGATGATATTGATGAAGTGGTAAATCAGCTGCAAAGTGATGTGGCTGCAACATTGGTGCCATTACACTGTCCCGGCTTTAAAGCAAAGGTTTTCTCTTCTGCTTATGATGTTGTTTACCATGGTATTTTACAGAAATTTAAATTTGAGCCAATTCCATATGTAGATTACTATCCTTTTGATAAAAATGATAAGGATTATGAACTGAAGGTACAGCAATATAATTACAAAAAGAGCCGTACAGTAAATCTATATAATGCATGGTCAATTGGGCCTGCTGATGAAGCAGAAATTAAGCGACTATTAGAAGCCATTGGACTAAATGTTCAGATTTTTGTGGAATTTAAGGAACCGGATGAATGGAGGCATATTACAGAGGCAGCATTAAACGTAAGCTTCTGTCATGTACATGATGTATATTTCCTTGAATTCTTAAAGCAAAAGTTTAATATGCCGTATATTTTACCAACTATCCCAGTAGGGCTTGGCCCAACTGCTAAATTTATATTAGAAATAGCAGAATTCTTTGGTTTAGAAGAACAAGCAAAGAAAATTATCGAAAAGGAAGAAGCTAAAGTACTTGCTGCTTTAGAGCCAATAAAAGAAAAAGTAAGAGGTAAAAGAGTTCTTATAAGCGGAGGTTATTTAAGGATTGGTGCCACTGGCTTATTGGCAAAGGAATTGGGCATGGAAGTGGTTGGTTTTAGAAACTTTAACTATGATTCCTTCGGAAATGAACTGTTTAGTGAAATAGAGGAAAAAATTGGGGATGTTTCTAATAGTATTTCAAATCAGCCATCTGAATTGGTTAATGTTCTTAGAAAATTAAAACCCGATATAGCCATTTCACATCCAGGTGTTGGCGTGTGGGTTACTAAGTCAGGAATACCTTCCATTACATTATTTGCACAAAGATTTGCTTTCTTTGGATACAGAGGGGCTTATGATTTATCTAGAAGAATTGCACGAACTGTTTCTAACCCTAATTATTCAAAAAATCTAGGCAGAAATGTTGAACTGCCATTTAAGAAAGAATGGTATGAAAAGGATCCATATCACTATATTGTTGATAGTAATTTAAATGAATAA
- a CDS encoding ABC transporter substrate-binding protein: MKIHTKRLISIILLLVFVLSISACGGENERKVSSSSQKNVGTLKVAWFPATIKAALTSTAYSLGYFDEEGVTVECETLQNAADAITAVKLGKVDISPVGITQQLQFISEGSDLVIFGGSAQEGGAVVTKPENAERFSDLKNWKDANWATGRSFTGDFVIRNQLRKYGIIPGEDIIMSDLADNTPIIQAVAKGTADVGYITSDGVSIAKSMGLTVGIRVGDLSPYYPCCRQTANGEAIKNKKEAFVAYQRALIRAYKVIQSDHEKAIEVMEELTGQSREYVESGLYGKYASRYNPSPATKKVAEFYGFLKQEGVIRNESFKIEDNINVSIFKEALEDILDRYPDDKDYLALKAFSDEND, encoded by the coding sequence ATGAAAATACATACTAAAAGACTAATTTCTATTATATTATTGCTGGTATTTGTTTTAAGCATATCTGCTTGTGGAGGTGAGAATGAAAGAAAAGTCAGCAGTTCCTCGCAAAAAAATGTAGGAACTCTAAAGGTAGCATGGTTTCCTGCAACTATTAAAGCTGCACTGACCAGTACTGCATATAGCCTTGGCTATTTTGACGAAGAAGGTGTAACCGTTGAGTGTGAGACCTTACAAAATGCAGCTGATGCAATTACTGCTGTGAAACTTGGAAAAGTTGATATTTCGCCGGTCGGAATTACACAACAGCTGCAGTTTATATCAGAAGGTTCTGATTTGGTTATTTTTGGAGGTTCAGCACAAGAGGGTGGTGCTGTTGTTACAAAGCCAGAAAATGCTGAAAGATTCTCTGATTTAAAAAATTGGAAGGATGCTAATTGGGCTACAGGAAGATCATTTACAGGTGATTTTGTAATTAGAAACCAACTCCGTAAATATGGTATTATTCCTGGAGAAGATATTATAATGAGTGATCTTGCCGATAATACTCCCATTATTCAAGCGGTTGCAAAAGGAACTGCTGATGTAGGGTATATTACGTCAGATGGTGTTTCAATTGCTAAATCCATGGGATTAACAGTAGGAATTCGAGTTGGAGACTTATCACCTTATTATCCATGTTGCCGACAAACTGCTAACGGTGAAGCTATTAAAAATAAGAAAGAGGCTTTTGTTGCTTATCAAAGAGCATTAATCCGTGCTTATAAAGTTATTCAAAGTGACCATGAAAAGGCTATTGAAGTAATGGAGGAATTAACAGGTCAAAGCCGTGAGTATGTTGAATCAGGCCTTTATGGTAAATATGCTTCAAGATATAATCCCTCACCTGCTACAAAAAAAGTGGCTGAGTTCTACGGATTTTTGAAACAAGAGGGTGTTATTAGAAACGAAAGTTTTAAAATTGAAGATAATATTAACGTTAGCATATTCAAGGAAGCCTTAGAGGATATTTTGGATAGATATCCTGATGATAAAGATTATTTGGCTTTGAAGGCATTCTCAGATGAAAATGATTAA
- a CDS encoding pyridoxamine 5'-phosphate oxidase family protein: MDEVVKFLEENPVFYIATVDGDTPKVRPFGFFLKHQQKLYFGVGNQKETFKQLQKNPKFEISTTSKDNTWLRLSGNAVFETSEELLEKAFERNPNLKALYSKENGPRLELFYIENAKAEFLNFLGEHKVINF, from the coding sequence ATGGACGAGGTAGTTAAGTTTTTAGAAGAAAATCCAGTGTTTTATATTGCTACAGTAGATGGAGATACTCCAAAAGTAAGACCTTTTGGCTTTTTTTTGAAGCATCAGCAAAAACTTTATTTTGGAGTAGGAAATCAAAAAGAAACATTTAAGCAATTGCAAAAGAATCCGAAATTTGAGATCTCAACAACTTCAAAGGATAATACATGGCTGAGATTAAGTGGAAATGCAGTATTTGAAACCAGTGAGGAATTATTAGAGAAAGCTTTTGAGAGAAATCCTAATTTGAAGGCCCTTTATTCAAAGGAAAATGGACCTAGACTAGAATTATTTTATATTGAAAACGCAAAAGCAGAATTTTTGAATTTTTTAGGTGAACATAAAGTTATTAATTTCTAA
- a CDS encoding radical SAM protein, translating to MVTKTNNYENLKLSHPCFGGHKNNKGRIHLPVSPGCNIQCKFCDRKINDDEQRPGVTSKVITPEEALGVIKRALELCPEITVVGIAGPGDTLATDNAIETFRLVKEHYPNLLKCMSTNGLLLYERADEIIEVGIDSLTVTVNAVDPEIEAKLNSAIVYHSKKYEGVEAAKILIENQIKGIEKVAKAGITVKVNSVLVPGINDNHIEEIAKIVSKAGASIYNIIPLIPQFELADIPAPTCAQIDAARTKAGEYIDVFRHCQRCRADAIGVPGESDFGDQIYQRRISLKETFSHG from the coding sequence ATGGTGACAAAAACAAATAATTATGAAAATTTAAAGCTTTCCCATCCGTGCTTTGGTGGACACAAAAATAATAAAGGCAGAATTCATCTTCCAGTTAGTCCAGGATGTAATATACAATGTAAGTTCTGCGACAGAAAGATTAATGATGATGAGCAGCGACCAGGGGTTACTTCAAAGGTAATTACTCCGGAGGAAGCGCTTGGTGTTATTAAAAGAGCATTAGAACTATGTCCTGAGATTACAGTTGTAGGAATAGCAGGTCCAGGTGATACTCTTGCCACTGATAATGCAATAGAAACCTTCAGGCTGGTAAAAGAACACTATCCTAATTTGCTTAAATGTATGAGTACAAATGGCCTTCTGTTATATGAGAGAGCAGACGAGATTATTGAAGTTGGAATTGATTCTCTTACTGTAACAGTTAATGCAGTTGACCCAGAGATAGAGGCTAAGCTTAACTCAGCAATTGTATATCATAGCAAAAAGTATGAGGGAGTAGAGGCAGCTAAAATTCTTATTGAAAATCAGATAAAGGGTATTGAAAAAGTAGCTAAAGCTGGAATTACTGTTAAAGTAAACAGTGTATTGGTTCCAGGAATAAATGATAATCACATTGAAGAAATTGCAAAGATAGTAAGTAAAGCCGGTGCTTCTATCTATAATATTATTCCACTCATTCCACAGTTTGAATTAGCTGATATTCCTGCTCCGACCTGTGCACAAATTGATGCTGCAAGAACCAAAGCAGGTGAGTACATAGATGTGTTCAGACATTGCCAAAGATGTCGAGCTGATGCAATAGGCGTCCCTGGAGAAAGTGATTTTGGAGATCAGATATATCAAAGAAGAATCTCTCTTAAAGAAACTTTTTCTCATGGATAA
- the cysK gene encoding cysteine synthase A translates to MCKIAESLVDLIGKTPLLKLNKYSKDKDLSGNLIGKLEYFNPLGSVKDRIAFAMITDAEKRGIINEESTIIEPTSGNTGIGLAFVAAAKGYRIILVMPDTMSAERRRLLSALGAELVLTPGEQGMKAAIRKAEELNAQIENSFIPQQFDNPVNPQIHRETTAREIIEDTDGKVDIFVAGVGTGGTVTGVGEELKKYNPDIKIVAVEPYDSSVLSGEAPGPHPIQGIGAGFVPNILNRNVIDEIFRVKNKEAIEASREVARKEGLLVGISSGAALFAATQIAKRKENAGKNVVVLLPDTGERYLSTKLFS, encoded by the coding sequence ATGTGTAAAATAGCAGAAAGTCTTGTTGATTTAATAGGAAAAACACCACTTTTGAAATTAAACAAATATTCAAAGGACAAAGACTTATCAGGTAATTTAATTGGTAAACTGGAATATTTCAATCCGCTTGGAAGTGTAAAGGACAGAATAGCATTTGCAATGATTACAGATGCAGAGAAAAGAGGAATTATTAATGAGGAGTCCACAATTATTGAACCTACAAGTGGAAACACAGGAATTGGTCTTGCATTTGTTGCGGCAGCTAAAGGTTACAGAATTATTCTTGTAATGCCAGACACAATGAGTGCTGAAAGAAGAAGGCTACTTAGTGCATTAGGAGCTGAATTAGTATTAACTCCAGGTGAACAGGGTATGAAAGCTGCTATCAGAAAAGCAGAAGAATTAAATGCACAAATTGAAAATTCATTTATTCCTCAGCAATTTGATAATCCGGTAAATCCACAGATTCATAGGGAGACAACTGCTCGAGAGATAATTGAAGATACTGATGGAAAGGTTGATATATTTGTTGCAGGAGTTGGAACAGGAGGAACAGTAACTGGAGTGGGTGAGGAACTCAAAAAATATAACCCAGATATAAAAATTGTTGCTGTTGAGCCATATGATTCCTCTGTCCTGTCTGGTGAGGCTCCCGGACCTCATCCTATTCAGGGAATTGGTGCAGGTTTTGTTCCAAATATTTTAAATAGGAATGTAATTGATGAAATATTTAGAGTAAAAAATAAGGAAGCAATTGAAGCTTCTAGAGAGGTCGCTAGAAAAGAGGGCCTTTTGGTTGGAATTTCTTCAGGTGCTGCATTATTTGCTGCTACTCAGATTGCTAAAAGAAAAGAAAATGCTGGGAAAAACGTTGTTGTTTTATTACCAGATACAGGAGAAAGGTATTTATCAACTAAATTGTTTTCATAG
- the nifH gene encoding nitrogenase iron protein, whose protein sequence is MKKKIKQIAIYGKGGIGKSTTTSNLSAALSEMGLKVMQFGCDPKSDSTNTLRDGKYIPTVLDTLREKKIVKAHDVIFEGFNGIYCVEAGGPAPGVGCAGRGIITAVELFKQQKVFEELDLDIVIYDVLGDVVCGGFAVPIREGIAEHVFTVSSSDFMSVYASNNLFKGISKYSSSGGALLGGVIANSMGSPFSKEIIDDFVNKTQTQIIEYVPRSVTVTQSELQGKTTIEAAPTSKQADVYRSLARKIAGHEESKTPAPLDTVELRKWAAKWGDYLLSVEQGNITSIGASI, encoded by the coding sequence GTGAAGAAGAAAATAAAGCAAATTGCAATTTATGGAAAAGGAGGAATTGGAAAATCAACTACTACATCAAATTTAAGCGCAGCTTTGTCTGAAATGGGACTAAAAGTAATGCAATTTGGGTGTGACCCAAAAAGTGATTCTACAAATACATTAAGAGATGGTAAATATATTCCAACTGTATTAGACACATTAAGAGAGAAAAAAATTGTTAAAGCACATGATGTTATATTTGAAGGCTTTAATGGCATTTACTGCGTTGAAGCAGGGGGGCCAGCTCCAGGTGTAGGATGTGCAGGAAGAGGAATCATAACTGCAGTTGAATTATTTAAGCAGCAAAAGGTTTTTGAAGAATTAGACTTAGATATAGTTATTTATGATGTGTTAGGTGATGTTGTGTGTGGTGGATTTGCAGTGCCTATTCGTGAGGGAATAGCTGAACATGTATTTACTGTATCCTCATCAGACTTTATGTCTGTTTATGCTTCAAATAATCTGTTTAAAGGAATCAGTAAATATTCCAGTTCTGGCGGAGCGTTATTGGGCGGTGTAATAGCAAATTCTATGGGAAGTCCATTCTCAAAAGAAATAATTGATGATTTTGTAAATAAAACACAAACTCAGATTATTGAATATGTTCCTCGATCTGTCACAGTAACTCAAAGTGAGTTGCAAGGAAAGACAACTATTGAGGCAGCGCCAACTTCTAAACAGGCAGATGTCTATCGGTCACTAGCAAGAAAAATCGCAGGCCATGAAGAGTCAAAAACGCCTGCTCCTCTTGATACAGTAGAATTGAGAAAATGGGCTGCAAAATGGGGTGATTATCTCTTAAGTGTTGAACAGGGAAATATTACATCTATTGGGGCATCAATATAA
- a CDS encoding ABC transporter substrate-binding protein, giving the protein MKLKILIKKSSLLLLMVVLVVSTVIGCGKSTAETASKEADSNAEVKIGFAKGSLCLAPIHLAYLNGYFEEEFKAAGVSWKMEEVDLSQAAELLAAGKINAAVGLTASLIQPIDNGLDITFTTGLHTGCTKYYVAADSGINSVADLKGKKIGVPGLSDSSTMNIKRKLNDVGIGVTTDNMEVTLVPYALTDLPLALANGAVDAVALHDPVAYKAEEEYGFKKILDTAIDEKFLGEYCCESYVTIDLATKNPKAAAAYTRAMQKAAAFIQASPKEAAKIQIDSGYCSGDLETNAQLLDSYNYSPSVSGGLETFKAAALELKTIGDLKQDTDVEAFSSVHFTKLEGVPDSITYDTAAKKFVSK; this is encoded by the coding sequence ATGAAACTTAAAATTTTAATTAAGAAAAGCAGTTTATTGCTATTAATGGTGGTGTTAGTTGTTAGTACAGTAATAGGTTGTGGAAAAAGCACCGCAGAAACCGCCAGTAAAGAAGCTGATAGTAATGCAGAAGTGAAGATAGGATTTGCAAAGGGTTCTTTATGCTTAGCACCAATTCATCTTGCTTATTTAAACGGGTATTTTGAAGAGGAATTTAAAGCAGCAGGTGTTTCATGGAAAATGGAAGAGGTGGATTTATCCCAAGCAGCTGAATTATTAGCTGCAGGTAAAATTAATGCTGCTGTTGGTTTGACAGCAAGCTTAATTCAGCCAATTGATAATGGATTAGATATTACATTTACTACTGGGTTACATACAGGATGTACCAAATATTATGTAGCAGCTGATTCAGGAATTAACTCGGTTGCTGATTTGAAAGGTAAAAAAATTGGTGTTCCAGGGCTTTCTGATTCTTCAACAATGAATATTAAAAGAAAGCTTAATGATGTAGGAATTGGAGTTACAACTGATAACATGGAAGTGACTTTAGTACCATATGCTTTAACCGATTTACCATTAGCCTTGGCAAATGGGGCAGTAGATGCGGTTGCACTTCATGATCCTGTTGCATATAAAGCAGAAGAAGAATACGGCTTTAAAAAGATTCTGGATACTGCGATAGATGAAAAATTCTTAGGAGAGTATTGCTGTGAATCATATGTAACAATAGATTTAGCAACTAAAAATCCAAAGGCGGCAGCAGCGTATACTAGAGCAATGCAGAAGGCAGCTGCATTTATACAGGCCAGTCCAAAGGAAGCAGCAAAAATTCAAATTGATAGTGGGTATTGCTCTGGAGATTTGGAGACAAATGCTCAATTACTAGACTCATATAACTATTCACCATCAGTTAGCGGTGGACTGGAAACCTTTAAGGCAGCAGCATTGGAGTTAAAAACAATTGGGGATTTAAAGCAAGATACTGATGTAGAAGCCTTTTCGTCAGTTCATTTTACAAAATTAGAGGGAGTTCCAGACAGTATAACTTATGATACAGCAGCGAAAAAATTTGTTTCAAAATAA
- a CDS encoding GNAT family N-acetyltransferase, producing the protein MLKIRKANINDIDAIADIEKRCFPAAEAASKSTFESRMNIFINHFYVAEIDGEIVGFVNGFVSDERTIRDEMFEDASLHNESGKYQMIFGLDVLKEHRRKGIGHKLVQTMIEAAKDEGRAGVILTCKNELISYYEGMGFINRGASKSVHGGAVWYDMELIF; encoded by the coding sequence ATGCTAAAGATTAGAAAAGCAAATATAAATGATATTGATGCTATTGCGGACATCGAAAAGAGATGTTTTCCAGCAGCAGAGGCAGCATCAAAAAGTACTTTCGAGAGTAGAATGAATATCTTTATAAACCATTTTTATGTAGCAGAAATTGATGGAGAAATAGTTGGCTTTGTTAATGGTTTTGTTAGCGATGAAAGAACAATCAGGGATGAAATGTTTGAAGATGCTTCATTACATAACGAAAGCGGAAAGTATCAAATGATTTTTGGATTAGATGTTTTGAAAGAGCATAGAAGAAAAGGAATAGGCCATAAGCTTGTACAGACAATGATAGAAGCTGCAAAAGATGAAGGAAGAGCAGGCGTAATTCTTACTTGCAAAAATGAACTGATATCCTATTATGAAGGTATGGGCTTTATAAATAGAGGAGCCTCAAAATCAGTTCATGGGGGAGCAGTTTGGTATGACATGGAGTTGATTTTTTAG
- a CDS encoding NifB/NifX family molybdenum-iron cluster-binding protein, producing MSYKIAVASTDGKVVNQHFGRADKFYIIEVNDEDKFEAIELRKLLPICQGGDHDEDAMQRNVNLLSDCEFVLVSRIGKIAENALNQQGISVYIIPDIIENAVTKLISYVKINKMINDIAR from the coding sequence ATGTCATATAAGATAGCAGTAGCATCCACTGATGGTAAAGTAGTAAATCAGCATTTTGGAAGAGCAGATAAGTTTTATATTATTGAGGTTAATGATGAGGATAAGTTTGAAGCCATTGAACTTCGAAAATTGCTTCCAATATGTCAAGGTGGAGATCATGATGAGGATGCAATGCAGAGAAATGTAAATTTATTATCTGATTGTGAATTTGTTCTGGTAAGCAGAATTGGTAAAATTGCTGAAAATGCCTTAAACCAGCAAGGAATAAGCGTATATATTATACCTGACATTATAGAAAATGCTGTTACAAAATTAATTTCATATGTGAAAATAAATAAAATGATTAATGATATTGCAAGATAA